In Paraburkholderia youngii, the genomic stretch GAAACGCCGCGCTGGGAAGTGTTCACGCACGGCGGACGCAAGTCCACCGGTCTCGACGCGGTGGAATGGGCGCGCAAGATGGCCGAGCTCGGCGCGGGCGAAATCCTGCTGACCAGCATGGATCGCGACGGCACCAAGAGCGGCTTCGACCTTGCGCTGACGCGCGCGGTGTCGGACGCGGTGCCGGTTTCTGTGATCGCCTCGGGCGGCGTCGGCAATCTGCAGCATCTCGCCGACGGCATCAAAAGCGGTCACGCGGACGCGGTGCTGGCCGCGAGCATCTTCCACTATGGCGAACACACGGTCGGCGAGGCCAAGCGCTTCATGGCCGACCAGGGCATTTCGGTGAGGTTGTGACGTGACGAATCCTTCGGCAGTGAACTGGCTCGACAAGGTCAAGTGGGACGCGAACGGCCTCGTGCCGGTGATCGCGCAGGAAGCGTCGACGAACGACGTGCTGATGTTCGCGTGGATGAACCGCGAGGCTCTCGCGAAGACAGTCGAGACCGGCCGCGCGGTATATTTCTCGCGCTCGCGCCAGCGCCTGTGGTTCAAGGGCGAAGAGTCGGGGCACGTGCAGCATGTGCACGAAGTGCGGCTCGATTGCGACGAAGACGTCGTGCTGCTGAAAGTCGAGCAGGTGTCGGGCATCGCATGCCACACCGGCCGCCACTCGTGCTTTTTCCAGAAATTCGAAGGCTCGGTGGACGACGGCGACTGGCAGGCCGTCGATCCCGTGCTGAAAGACCCCGAACACATCTACAAATGACGCAATCCACGCAAAACCCGTCGCCCGCTGAGGCTTCCACGCTCGACACGCTGTTGCGCCTCGCGGCGGTGATCGATGGCCGCAAGGGCGGCGATCCAGACACCTCGTACGTCTCGCGTCTGTTCCACAAGGGCGACGACGCGATTCTGAAGAAGATCGGCGAAGAAGCCACCGAAGTCGTGCTGGCCGCAAAGGACGCGCGCCACGGCGGCGTGCCGAAGGCGCTGGTCGGCGAGGTCGCGGACCTGTGGTTCCACTGCCTCGTGATGTTGTCGCATTTCAATCTGAGCCCCGCCGACGTGATCGCCGAACTCGAGCGTCGCGAAGGCCTGTCGGGCATCGAGGAAAAGGCGCTGCGCAAGAGCCGCGAGCGTGAGGAAAACGGCGACTGAGCAGCCGGAGCGGAAATCTGGCATTTCCGCTTGAAGTCGCGCGCGCTGGCACCTATATAGCGGTAACCGCACCTTCGTGAGGACGCAAGCATGGAACAGCCGCAAGGAAGCTATCCGCCGCCGGTCTACCGCCACGCGATGGAACCTGAGCGGGAGCGCAGCCTGCGCACGCTCACGCACGTGCTGTACGCGCTGTATGCGGTTCATTGGCTGACCGGTGGGCTCACCGTTCTGGTCGCGATCATCATCAACTACGTGAAACGGGCCGACGTGGCCGGCACGCCGTACGAAGCGCATTTCGGATGGCAGATTCGCACGTTCTGGATGGGCCTCGTCGGTTATGCGATCGGCGCATTGCTGTTGGTCGTCGTGATCGGCATCCCGGTGCTGTGGGCGGTCAGCATATGGATGTTGTACCGTATTATCAAAGGCTGGCTGTATCTGTACGATAACAAGCCATTCGCGAATCCGGCCGGCTGGGTCTGAACGCTAGGCCGTCCGCACGCGCGGACCGGCATTCGGGTCGAACCTCGTCGCGTGCGGCTTCGCTCGCCTAAGTCATACCGCGTCAGGAATACGATGAGTCACGATCCGAACTGTCTTTTCTGCAAGATCGCCGCTGGCGAAATCCCCTCGACCAGAGTCCACGAAGACGACGAGTTCGTCGCCTTCCGCGACATCCGTCCGGCGGCCGAAACGCATGTGCTGGTGATTCCTCGCAAGCACATTGCAACGCTGTCGAACTGCACGGAAAGCGACGCGCCTCTGCTTGGTAGAATGCTTGTGTTGGCCGC encodes the following:
- a CDS encoding histidine triad nucleotide-binding protein, with protein sequence MSHDPNCLFCKIAAGEIPSTRVHEDDEFVAFRDIRPAAETHVLVIPRKHIATLSNCTESDAPLLGRMLVLAARLAEQLGVAYSGGETGFRTVINTGPGGGQEVYHLHAHILAGPRPWHRMG
- the hisI gene encoding phosphoribosyl-AMP cyclohydrolase, translating into MTNPSAVNWLDKVKWDANGLVPVIAQEASTNDVLMFAWMNREALAKTVETGRAVYFSRSRQRLWFKGEESGHVQHVHEVRLDCDEDVVLLKVEQVSGIACHTGRHSCFFQKFEGSVDDGDWQAVDPVLKDPEHIYK
- a CDS encoding DUF4870 family protein; amino-acid sequence: MEQPQGSYPPPVYRHAMEPERERSLRTLTHVLYALYAVHWLTGGLTVLVAIIINYVKRADVAGTPYEAHFGWQIRTFWMGLVGYAIGALLLVVVIGIPVLWAVSIWMLYRIIKGWLYLYDNKPFANPAGWV
- a CDS encoding phosphoribosyl-ATP diphosphatase, which produces MTQSTQNPSPAEASTLDTLLRLAAVIDGRKGGDPDTSYVSRLFHKGDDAILKKIGEEATEVVLAAKDARHGGVPKALVGEVADLWFHCLVMLSHFNLSPADVIAELERREGLSGIEEKALRKSREREENGD